From a single Streptomyces misionensis genomic region:
- a CDS encoding S1 family peptidase, producing MTRTGERAVKSRLRTPTWIARIEDPDGVVLGAGVLLAADRVLTAGHVVTPGAPYVVRLVGVPGQGAVAATVRPDEHVPEREDAFGDRSGDLALLSLAEPLPAEHATRLYRLASPHGPVSMYGFPAGDDGGRWHGATLVAARGRDSRVQLRPITPDELAAPGFSGGGVVDHATDQVIGIVLSVDEGQVSAFSQMSPTETILSHLPQVAAWTDGAEAVDPRLRSRAPGGGGRLDVPFATELAGWFRGEGWPVLVTVVPDRGDRAFTLERAVTLADRELRTHRNTSAFSDDPPETVPPAGAHDLALDVKGLTAAQVMDRIAERLGIRDDPRPERLATLRVPLAAVLVGVDESAEPDALLALLDRLARHGARLLLVHRRQGGRAAQAAESLVHRPLRARWSRLGAELDRIVDELGPALDTRRDRVTAGPGTGALLDAAEAAVGRSRMLRAWVAHSSAADREPRRADLLFTFEDAAERRRQRLDQALAVLDARLRRWEELRGRVTAEWPLCRARATEDGDRVIAAYRLYESALVLLRRTPCDIEAAETAVERFIGFCSGTGGEPADDADSPGGQGRSGAAGGSARGRMTRGPGEADGDPGAGGRRRASGGGGASGRPRPPGGGDATDHARPPAAREDGGPRLPGAAESGRARSPDPGAGARTGASRAEAVPDRPSPPGAAGTGHVPPPGPPPWPEPPLAGGAGGRLRPYDEGVAGHARPPGAAPPRPGGGDGAAGRPLPWRTGRGPRKERGS from the coding sequence ATGACGCGCACGGGGGAACGAGCCGTCAAGTCCCGCTTACGCACACCGACCTGGATCGCCCGCATCGAGGACCCGGACGGTGTGGTGCTCGGCGCCGGGGTGCTGCTCGCGGCGGACCGGGTGCTCACCGCCGGCCATGTCGTCACACCGGGCGCGCCGTACGTCGTACGACTCGTCGGCGTGCCGGGACAGGGCGCCGTCGCCGCCACCGTCCGCCCGGACGAGCACGTACCGGAGCGCGAGGACGCGTTCGGCGACCGCAGCGGCGACCTGGCCCTGCTGAGCCTTGCCGAACCGCTGCCCGCCGAACACGCCACCCGCCTCTACCGGCTCGCCTCACCGCACGGACCCGTGAGCATGTACGGCTTCCCGGCCGGCGACGACGGCGGCCGCTGGCACGGCGCCACCCTGGTCGCCGCGCGCGGCCGGGACAGCCGGGTGCAGCTGCGCCCGATCACCCCGGACGAGCTGGCCGCGCCCGGCTTCAGCGGCGGCGGAGTGGTCGACCACGCCACCGACCAGGTCATCGGCATCGTGCTCAGCGTGGACGAGGGGCAGGTCTCCGCCTTCAGCCAGATGAGCCCCACCGAGACCATCCTCAGCCATCTGCCGCAGGTCGCCGCCTGGACCGACGGCGCCGAGGCCGTCGACCCCCGGCTGCGCAGCCGTGCGCCGGGCGGCGGCGGACGGCTCGACGTGCCCTTCGCCACCGAACTCGCCGGCTGGTTCCGGGGCGAGGGCTGGCCGGTCCTGGTCACCGTGGTGCCGGACCGGGGCGACCGCGCCTTCACGCTGGAGCGGGCCGTCACCCTCGCCGACCGGGAGCTGCGCACGCACCGCAACACCAGCGCCTTCAGCGACGACCCGCCCGAGACCGTGCCCCCGGCCGGCGCGCACGACCTCGCGCTCGACGTCAAGGGGCTGACGGCCGCCCAGGTCATGGACCGCATCGCCGAACGCCTCGGCATCCGCGACGACCCCCGCCCGGAACGGCTCGCCACCCTGCGGGTCCCGCTCGCCGCGGTCCTGGTCGGCGTCGACGAGTCCGCCGAACCGGACGCCCTGCTCGCCCTGCTGGACCGGCTCGCCCGGCACGGGGCCCGGCTGCTGCTGGTCCACCGCCGCCAGGGCGGACGCGCGGCACAGGCCGCCGAATCGCTGGTACACCGGCCGCTGCGCGCACGCTGGTCCCGGCTCGGCGCGGAACTCGACCGCATCGTCGACGAGTTGGGCCCCGCCCTGGACACCCGCCGGGACCGGGTGACCGCCGGGCCCGGCACCGGGGCGCTGCTGGACGCGGCCGAGGCCGCCGTCGGCCGCAGCCGGATGCTGCGCGCATGGGTCGCCCACAGCTCCGCCGCGGACCGCGAACCGCGGCGCGCCGACCTGCTGTTCACCTTCGAGGACGCCGCCGAACGCCGCCGCCAGCGCCTGGACCAGGCCCTCGCCGTCCTCGACGCCCGCCTGCGCCGCTGGGAGGAACTCCGCGGCCGGGTCACCGCCGAGTGGCCCCTGTGCCGCGCCCGCGCCACGGAGGACGGCGACCGCGTGATCGCCGCGTACCGCCTCTACGAGTCCGCCCTGGTACTCCTGCGCCGGACGCCGTGCGACATCGAGGCGGCGGAGACCGCGGTGGAGCGGTTCATCGGATTCTGCTCGGGAACGGGGGGCGAACCCGCGGACGACGCCGACTCCCCTGGCGGACAAGGGCGTTCAGGTGCAGCCGGGGGTTCGGCGCGGGGGCGGATGACGCGCGGTCCGGGTGAGGCGGACGGTGACCCGGGGGCGGGCGGTCGTCGCAGGGCGTCCGGTGGCGGGGGAGCGTCCGGTCGTCCGCGGCCGCCCGGCGGCGGTGACGCGACGGACCACGCACGCCCCCCTGCGGCGCGCGAGGACGGCGGTCCACGGCTGCCCGGGGCGGCGGAGAGCGGCCGGGCCCGATCACCGGACCCGGGGGCGGGCGCTCGCACCGGGGCGTCACGAGCCGAGGCGGTGCCGGACCGGCCGTCGCCTCCCGGGGCCGCCGGCACCGGTCACGTCCCTCCCCCCGGCCCGCCGCCCTGGCCGGAGCCGCCCCTCGCGGGGGGAGCGGGCGGACGTCTGCGGCCGTACGACGAGGGGGTGGCCGGACACGCACGGCCACCCGGTGCCGCTCCGCCCCGGCCCGGCGGCGGCGACGGCGCGGCCGGACGTCCCCTGCCGTGGCGGACGGGCCGCGGACCCCGGAAGGAGCGTGGCTCATGA
- a CDS encoding polysaccharide deacetylase family protein has translation MAFSLSTTPTPASATGKTRERRRGFRAAALVPAAVGLALALTGCAQVDTTSPSTARKQAAQGAQGSPSKFGDVDCRKAKCIALTFDAGPSENSPKLLDILKEKKVHATFFLLGKRHIEKYPQLVKRMSAEGHEVASHTWDHKILTDISDDQVRDELVRPNEAIERLTGHKPTLMRPPQGRTDANIHKICKELGLAEVLWSVTAKDYATNDSALIKKRVLEQADRDGIILLHDIYPGTVPAVPGIIDALKERGYHFVTVPQLLAPGTAEPGKVYRP, from the coding sequence ATGGCCTTTTCCCTCAGCACGACCCCGACGCCCGCTTCCGCGACCGGGAAGACGCGCGAACGGCGCCGCGGGTTCCGCGCGGCCGCGCTCGTCCCGGCCGCGGTCGGCCTGGCGCTCGCCCTCACCGGCTGCGCCCAGGTCGACACCACCTCGCCGAGCACCGCGCGGAAGCAGGCGGCGCAGGGGGCGCAGGGATCGCCGTCGAAGTTCGGCGACGTCGACTGCCGCAAGGCGAAGTGCATCGCGCTCACCTTCGACGCGGGCCCCAGCGAGAACTCCCCCAAGCTGCTGGACATCCTGAAGGAGAAGAAGGTCCACGCGACGTTCTTCCTGCTGGGCAAGCGGCACATCGAGAAGTACCCGCAGCTCGTCAAGCGGATGTCGGCCGAGGGGCACGAGGTGGCGAGCCACACCTGGGACCACAAGATACTCACCGACATATCCGACGACCAGGTGCGCGACGAACTCGTGCGGCCCAACGAGGCGATCGAACGGCTCACCGGGCACAAGCCCACCCTGATGCGCCCGCCGCAGGGCCGCACCGACGCCAACATCCACAAGATCTGCAAGGAGTTGGGGCTCGCGGAGGTGCTGTGGAGCGTCACGGCCAAGGACTACGCGACCAACGACTCGGCGCTCATCAAGAAGCGCGTCCTCGAACAGGCCGACCGGGACGGGATCATCCTGCTGCACGACATCTACCCCGGCACCGTGCCCGCCGTCCCCGGCATCATCGACGCCCTGAAGGAACGCGGCTACCACTTCGTGACGGTCCCCCAGCTCCTCGCCCCCGGCACGGCGGAGCCGGGCAAGGTCTACCGTCCCTGA